A DNA window from Mesorhizobium sp. C432A contains the following coding sequences:
- a CDS encoding dihydrofolate reductase: MDVAIYVAIAQNGVIGRDGGLPWRLSTDLKRFKADTMGKPVIMGRKTYEGIGRPLPGRLNIVVTRDKAWRAEGIEVAHSLEAAIQLATVRGRCMAGVDEICIIGGGEIYAQALPLADRLHVTHVLAAVDGDAHFPDIDPDLWRLVSAQDVPAGEKDSHATRYSVYERRRGVH; the protein is encoded by the coding sequence ATGGACGTCGCGATCTATGTCGCCATTGCGCAGAACGGCGTCATCGGGCGCGACGGCGGCTTACCGTGGCGGCTGTCCACCGATCTCAAGCGCTTCAAGGCCGATACGATGGGCAAGCCCGTCATCATGGGCCGCAAGACTTATGAAGGCATCGGCCGGCCGCTGCCGGGCCGATTGAACATCGTGGTGACCCGCGACAAGGCCTGGCGCGCCGAGGGCATAGAGGTGGCGCACTCGCTGGAGGCAGCGATCCAGCTGGCCACGGTGCGCGGGCGTTGCATGGCCGGCGTCGACGAAATCTGCATCATCGGCGGCGGCGAGATCTATGCGCAGGCGCTGCCGCTGGCAGACCGGCTGCACGTCACCCATGTGCTGGCGGCGGTGGATGGCGACGCGCATTTTCCCGACATCGATCCGGATTTGTGGCGCCTTGTCAGCGCTCAGGACGTTCCGGCCGGTGAAAAGGACAGCCATGCGACGCGCTATTCGGTTTACGAGCGACGCCGCGGCGTGCATTGA